One Babesia bovis T2Bo chromosome 4 map unlocalized Chr4_1, whole genome shotgun sequence genomic window carries:
- a CDS encoding putative integral membrane protein, protein MLHQYLVVTATAVWYLSEGVHASDRIAPGKFRFSDEILYLKDEDEHVLDLKPEVNVKPAAPAVTETKKTEEKTPAKEQKTTSAAATTQKTQPQEQPVEIRTQSVGYTVDSYPNPATNPGLCIQSPSLSHNFVCDPDGILIAEQQTELNDLLRQAKGYRIFAVLARSILLQPNQNDVQTTFAKQLLKAWDTAEVGTIILVYVENMEQLKIVTNVAQSVLPQEDLSKIEKDFYKDHSEVFNAIKKAVEAIEARLLHTSKGYIYLALFLAVGVGAYLSHGKLKKC, encoded by the exons ATGTTACATCAATACCTAGTGGTGACGGCAACAGCCGTCTGGTACCTCTCAGAGGGAGTACATGCTTCCGATAGAATCGCACCCGGGAAGTTCAGATTCTCCGATGAAATACTATATTTGAAAGACGAAGATGAGCA TGTCCTGGATCTCAAACCAGAAGTAAACGTGAAGCCAGCAGCTCCCGCTGTAACAGAAACCAAAAAAACAGAAGAAAAAACACCTGCAAAAGAGCAGAAGACCACTTCTGCAGCAGCAACTACACAGAAGACACAACCACAGGAGCAGCCAGTGGAAATAAGAACACAGTCTGTTGGTTATACAGTGGATTCTTATCCCAACCCGGCTACCAACCCAGGGCTATGCATCCAATCACCATC ACTGTCACACAACTTCGTGTGCGATCCGGACGGAATATTAATCGCAGAACAGCAGACGGAATTAAACGACCTGCTACGCCAGGCCAAAGGATACAGG ATTTTCGCGGTACTAGCACGTAGTATACTATTGCAGCCGAATCAAAATGATGTACAAACCACCTTCGCTAAACAACTTCTAAA GGCATGGGACACCGCAGAGGTTGGAACCATAATTCTCGTGTATGTAGAG AATATGGAACAACTCAAGATAGTGACCAATGTGGCTCAAAGTGTACTCCCACAG GAGGATCTGTCCAAGATAGAAAAGGACTTTTACAAGGATCATTCCGAAGTTTTCAACGCCATAAAGAAGGCTGTTGAAGCCATAGAGGCTAGATTATTACACACTTCAAAGG GGTACATTTACCTGGCATTGTTTTTAGCCGTAGGTGTTGGAGCTTACCTCTCGCACGGCAAACTTAAAAAGTGCTAG
- a CDS encoding putative threonyl-tRNA synthetase: MFPLLPVFTSALFLRVPAVHVRPRTSIVNRFAVGFQSHCPESSFARLFHRMGTMVDKSVASADDRVVKDPASFQLQKNPEFIKSRLAIFEELYNRQQKRIDECEKVDIIINLEIPDKHVEPITGKSWLTCPADLLKHLSKSESQGIIVAEIRPSTKLVEHVADIEGDGEYTDEWLMWDLYRPLECDCTVRFHTFESPKGQHVFWHSSAHLLGSALETLYGAYITIGPALSQGFYYDCYLGNNTFKPDDMALITEQVSTVTKTKSPFQRLVCSKEEALELMKHNPFKVELIRKKVPDGSSTVCYRCGDFVDLCRGPHLPFTTSVHHKAMTVTKFSSCYWLSKNTADSLQRVYGISFPKEAQLKAYERRIEDAKANDHRLLGTTLNLFHFDNIHSPGSCFWLPNGAKIYNRLVDFMRENYRLRGYQEVITPNIYSCELWKTSGHYDNYKENMYMFTVDEAEWGMKGMNCPGHCLMFKHMNPSYRQLPLRFADFGVLHRNELTGSLSGLTRVRRFQQDDAHIFCTPEQISAEVLSMLKFIDDVYSLFNFEYNFKLSTKPAKALGDDELWNKAEAGLQDALEKCGRPWTLNPGDGAFYGPKIDVILLDSLEREHQCGTVQLDFNLPIRFNLGYRDKDSEDNTDCKRGYSRPVIVHRAIFGSLERFIAIVIEHMKGKLPFWLSPTQVAVLPISDKHLDYANKIYRKLLHLGYNCYVDSSANTMNKKIKLNQAQRYNYMLILGDREVETETVSVRAMDSQDNEVLTLEQLYAKLADEAESYKRNISCFHLEE; this comes from the exons ATGTTCCCGTTGCTGCCCGTATTCACTTCAGCTTTATTTCTGAGGGTTCCGGCCGTACATGTACGCCCACGTACTTCGATAG TTAACAGGTTCGCTGTTGGATTTCAATCCCATTGCCCCGAGTCATCATTCGCACGATTATTTCATCGCATGGGTACCATGGTGGACAAATCAGTAGCATCGGCTGATGACCGTGTTGTCAAGGATCCGGCTTCATTTCAGCTACAAAAGAATCCTGAATTCATCAAATCTCGTCTTGCCATTTTTGAGGAGCTGTACAACCGTCAGCAGAAGCGCATTGATG AATGTGAAAAGGTGGACATTATTATAAATTTGGAAATTCCAGACAAGCATGTAGAGCCAATAACTGGGAAATCATGGTTGACATGCCCCGCTGATTTGTTGAAGCATTTGAGTAAATCAGAATCTCAGGGCATTATTGTAGCTGAG ATACGTCCAtctactaagcttgtagAGCATGTAGCTGACATTGAGGGTGACGGTGAATATACTGACGAGTGGTTGATGTGGGATCTTTACAGGCCATTAGAATGCGACTGTACAGTTAGATTCCATACCTTTGAATCTCCCAAAGGCCAGCACGTATTTTGGCATTCCTCTGCCCACTTGCTTG GTTCTGCTCTTGAGACTCTATATGGAGCGTATATAACTATAGGTCCTGCTCTAAGCCAGGGATTTTACTATGACTGTTACTTGGGCAACAAC ACCTTCAAGCCTGATGACATGGCTTTGATAACTGAGCAAGTGTCTACTGTAACCAAGACCAAGTCACCATTTCAACGCTTGGTTTGCAGTAAGGAGGAGGCTTTAGAGTTGATGAAGCACAATCCTTTTAAAGTGGAGCTCATTCGCAAGAAGGTGCCTGATGGCAGCAGCACTGTTTGTTACCGTTGTGGTGATTTTGTTGACCTTTGTCGTGGCCCACATCTACCTTTTACTACATCGGTTCATCACAAAGCGATGACGGTGACCAAGTTTTCATCGTGTTACTGGTTATCTAAGAACACTGCTGACTCCCTGCAGCGTGTTTATGGGATATCGTTTCCCAAAGAGGCACAATTGAAGGCTTACGAGCGTCGTATAGAGGATGCCAAGGCCAATGATCATCGTTTGCTTGGTACTACTTTGAACCTGTTCCACTTTGACAATATTCATTCTCCCGGTTCTTGTTTCTGGTTGCCAAATGGCGCCAAGATTTACAACCGCTTGGTTGATTTTATGCGTGAGAACTATCGTTTGCGTGGATACCAGGAGGTGATTACTCCCAATATATACTCTTGTGAGCTTTGGAAGACATCTGGCCACTACGATAACTACAAGGAGAACATGTATATGTTTACTGTTGACGAGGCTGAATGGGGAATGAAGGGCATGAATTGTCCTGGTCACTGCTTGATGTTCAAGCACATGAACCCTTCTTATAGGCAGTTGCCTTTACGTTTTGCCGATTTTGGCGTTTTACATCGTAACGAGCTTACTGGCAGTCTTAGTGGCCTCACTAGGGTTCGCCGGTTTCAGCAGGATGATGCCCATATTTTCTGTACTCCTGAACAGATTAGTGCAGAGGTCCTGTCTATGCTTAAATTTATTGACGATGTTTATTCCTTATTCAATTTCGAGTACAACTTTAAGCTTTCCACCAAGCCTGCTAAGGCCCTTGGGGATGATGAACTTTGGAACAAGGCTGAAGCTGGTTTACAAGATGCTTTGGAGAAATGTGGTCGTCCTTGGACTCTGAACCCTGGTGACGGTGCCTTTTATGGACCCAAGATTGACGTAATTCTGCTGGACAGCTTAGAGCGTGAACACCAGTGTGGCACTGTTCAGTTGGACTTTAATTTACCCATTCGATTTAACTTGGGTTACCGTGACAAGGACTCTGAGGACAATACTGACTGCAAGCGCGGTTACTCTCGTCCTGTGATAGTCCACAGGGCAATCTTTGGTTCTTTAGAGCGCTTTATCGCCATTGTCATCGAGCATATGAAGGGCAAGTTGCCATTTTGGCTATCTCCAACTCAGGTTGCCGTGCTTCCCATATCAGACAAGCACCTTGATTATGCCAACAAGATTTACCGCAAGCTGCTTCACCTCGGTTACAATTGTTATGTTGATTCCAGTGCCAACACGATGAACAAGAAGATTAAGCTGAACCAGGCTCAGCGTTATAACTACATGTTGATTCTTGGTGACCGTGAGGTTGAGACTGAGACGGTATCTGTCAGGGCCATGGACTCCCAGGACAACGAGGTGCTGACTTTAGAGCAGTTGTATGCCAAGCTGGCCGATGAAGCGGAGTCTTACAAGCGCAACATCAGTTGCTTCCACCTGGAGGAGTGA
- a CDS encoding ThiF family protein yields the protein MPTSYGLDTCRCSFVNGTVVVFPSLDAFRCSSFDTEFNSRAVSLDGDVLSAFGTVVDSSIWLPDGRFNRFGALRHFYIYLYIDCKACLCYYSIACPTLEPKLSDSIVDRYVFDGCHNGGLTSVTSNKQFNITPDDIELLKSVCPSPAPYLFFAFWRPDPGIVTTNLGLISVSESDHVYIDGVECSLSDVTFCGFGNILDTWALPRHWSTAMLALCHTLSLYRKSIRFMLLDLDSMSNGTTKECFPSALIYEVLFGDAPTIAGDIVMNYGYHVNPEMSINPSKDHEHIYDFSGAIDDNSAERVDAMLRLQMMTWRVVPELRPRAILDLCVCIIGVGSLGCHLVRQLLAWGVAKFILIDHGRVSNSTRQCLYSSACATQKLWKTDAAASEIIRIRPDATVIPVNLKVPMPGHSDSEADVERNYCELRTRMLSSDVVFLATDSRESRWLPSLIGAACWDSSSDVKNVNTDPASRRPLIISAGVSFDSYMVVRHGYGSFNGGCYFCSDVQPPNDTISGRPMDETCTLVKPGAVSMCASASTELLVSLLQHRDGFQAQHDAQSCLGGLPHGIHMTLSDMSVKQFYVERSDQCICCSPNVIQKVREDPVAFLCHVIRNPSVLSDISGLGSTLKMVSSYEAGVTTVESDYIVL from the exons ATGCCAACAAGTTACGGTTTGGATACTTGCCGCTGCAGTTTCGTTAATGGTACTGTGGTAGTTTTCCCCAGTTTAGATGCCTTTCGGTGTAGCAGTTTCGACACTGAGTTTAATTCTCGTGCTGTTTCTTTAGACGGTGATGTTTTATCTGCTTTTGGCACTGTTGTGGATAGTTCCATTTGGCTTCCTGATGGCCGATTCAATCGCTTTGGGGCGCTGAGGCacttttatatttacttGTATATAGATTGTAAAGCGTGCTTGTGTTACTATTCTATTGCTTGTCCTACTTTGGAGCCTAAATTATCTGATTCTATTGTTGACCGTTATGTTTTTGACGGCTGCCATAATGGTGGTTTAACCTCTGTCACTTCTAACAAACAGTTTAACATAACCCCTGACGACATTGAACTACTTAAAAGCGTATGTCCATCTCCTGCACCTTATTTGTTCTTTGCATTTTGGCGTCCTGACCCAGGCATTGTGACTACTAACCTTGGTTTGATTTCAGTTTCAGAAAGTGATCATGTATACATCGATGGTGTAGAATGTAGCCTTAGTGACGTAACATTTTGCGGGTTCGGCAATATATTGGACACGTGGGCATTGCCTCGTCACTGGAGTACGGCTATGTTGGCTTTGTGCCACACTTTGTCTTTGTACCGCAAGTCGATACGGTTCATGTTATTGGATCTTGATTCTATGTCAAATGGGACCACTAAAGAGTGCTTTCCATCTGCATTAATTTATGAGGTACTGTTTGGAGATGCTCCCACTATCGCAGGTGATATTGTTATGAATTACGGCTACCATGTGAATCCCGAGATGTCAATAAATCCATCAAAAGATCACGAGCACATATATGACTTTAGTGGTGCGATAGATGACAACAGTGCTGAGAGGGTTGACGCTATGCTTCGATTACAGATGATGACATGGCGCGTGGTCCCAGAATTACGCCCACGTGCAATTTTGGATTTATGTGTCTGTATCATAGGCGTAGGTTCTTTAGGTTGCCATTTGGTTCGTCAGCTTCTTGCTTGGGGTGTTGCAAAGTTTATTTTGATTGACCATGGTCGTGTTTCCAATTCAACCAGGCAGTGCTTATACTCCAGTGCGTGTGCTACCCAGAAGTTATGGAAGACTGATGCGGCAGCATCTGAGATTATTCGTATACGTCCCGATGCCACAGTAATTCCTGTGAACCTTAAGGTACCTATGccag GCCACTCTGACAGTGAAGCTGATGTAGAACGTAATTATTGTGAACTTCGTACACGGATGTTATCGTCTGATGTGGTTTTCCTCGCCACGGATTCAAGAGAATCCCGATGGCTACCATCTCTGATTGGTGCTGCTTGTTGGGACTCTTCAAGCGATGTTAAAAATGTCAATACAGACCCTGCATCAAGACGCCCACTTATCATATCGGCTGGGGTGTCTTTTGACAGCTACATGGTTGTTAGACATGGCTATGGGAGTTTCAATGGTGGCTGTTACTTTTGCAGTGACGTACAACCACCCAACGACACGATCTCAGGAAG GCCAATGGACGAAACCTGTACATTGGTGAAGCCGGGGGCGGTGTCAATGTGCGCATCAGCTTCTACCGAGTTGCTTGTGTCATTACTTCAACATAGAGATGGTTTCCAGGCACAGCATGATGCCCAAAGTTGTTTGGGAGGCCTTCCACATGGCATACATATGACATTGTCAG ATATGTCAGTAAAGCAATTTTACGTTGAGAGATCTGATCagtgtatatgttgttcGCCTAACGTTATACAGAAGGTCAGAGAAGACCCCGTTGCTTTTTTGTGCCAT GTGATACGAAATCCTAGTGTTTTAAGTGACATATCAGGACTTGGAAGTACCCTAAAAATGGTATCTTCCTACGAAGCTGGTGTTACTACGGTGGAATCCGATTACATTGTGCTTTAG
- a CDS encoding Phytanoyl-CoA dioxygenase (PhyH) family protein: protein MYRHPYATSSLLRCNTLFGNKDDNGAIDMRNERTVDKQPYMTYLKRWDECLGISRSIVSRSARRLEPVEIQFQAISELVHYHALKHRSNHRISPLDPPFLRTLGTELANAVQSQIDNYESYQTKPKSWMDSIVQMLDTSSTYSTAKFEREVFQLLLEHWKKQGYVRDHDADAIEEDIANMDDTDISYIMAQEVERPKSLWDALLTNTDKGHTQPGIHPQRTLGIASLDVINRNLDKYGVAVVRNVVDGENIDVIRKILHLNSSMARDGAFKIMNDDANVPIVKATRGRIHCLLKGTSFDKQINPLQNFWMPLIYYIFGSQFYTSSVNLVSTDAMSFVEPWHRNNRHFGVTVVLALDCVEENNGRIQFLPGTHKTQPEINPYKFGKVGVDLNKGDVLIFDSRVLHRNTINESNKCCSCLVFSYDYTSTPPPGQGAIQFMLDKWRGVFIDLVSKPPRHTAAHG, encoded by the exons ATGTATAGACATCCCTATGCTACCAGTTCGCTGTTACGTTGCAATACGCTTTTCGGTAACAAAG ATGACAATGGCGCTATTGATATGCGCAACGAAAGAACTGTAGATAAGCAGCCATACATGACCTATTTGAAGCGATGGGACGAATGTTTGGGCATATCGCGCAGCATAGTCTCACGTTCAGCACGGAGACTTGAACCTGTTGAAATACAATTCCAAGCTATATCCGAACTTGTACATTATCACGCATTGAAACATCGCAGTAACCATCGAATATCACCCCTAGATCCACCTTTTCTTAGGACGCTAGGTACAGAGCTTGCTAATGCAGTGCAGTCGCAAATAGATAACTATGAAAGTTACCAAACCAAACCCAAATCATGGATGGATAGCATAGTGCAAATGTTGGATACAAGTAGTACGTACAGCACAGCTAAATTTGAGCGTGAGGTGTTCCAATTGCTACTGGAGCATTGGAAAAAGCAAGGTTACGTTAGAGACCATGATGCCGATGCTATAGAAGAGGATATAGCAAATATGGACGATACCGATATTTCGTATATTATGGCCCAAGAAGTAGAACGGCCCAAGTCATTGTGGGATGCGTTGCTCACCAACACGGATAAGGGACATACACAACCTGGTATACATCCACAACGGACGTTGGGTATCGCAAGTCTCGATGTGATCAATCGCAACCTCGATAAATACG GCGTAGCCGTAGTACGTAACGTCGTGGACGGCGAAAATATAGACGTTATACGAAAAATACTACATCTCAACAGCTCCATGGCCCGTGACGGCGCGTTTAAGATAATGAATGATGATGCCAACGTACCGATAGTAAAAGCCActagag GTCGGATACACTGTCTGCTGAAGGGGACCTCGTTCGACAAACAAATCAACCCGTTGCAAAACTTTTGGATGCCATtgatatactatatattcgGCAGCCAGTTCTACACGTCCAGCGTGAACTTAGTCTCTACAG ATGCAATGAGCTTTGTGGAACCCTGGCATCGCAACAACCGGCATTTTGGAGTTACTGTGGTACTCGCACTCGATTGTGTAGAGGAGAATAACGGCCGGATCCAATTCCTACCCGGCACTCATAAAACACAACCTGAAATCAACCCATATAAATTCG GCAAAGTTGGTGTTGATTTGAATAAGGGTGACGTACTTATTTTCGACTCAAGAGTCCTACATCGCAATACTA TAAACGAGAGTAACAAGTGCTGCTCATGCCTAGTGTTCTCCTATGATTACACATCAACTCCGCCACCAGGTCAAG GTGCTATACAGTTCATGCTAGACAAGTGGCGCGGGGTATTCATTGACCTCGTGTCAAAGCCTCCTAGGCACACTGCAGCACACGGATAG
- a CDS encoding branched-chain alpha-keto acid dehydrogenase family protein, which translates to MMRRFLRRVPQIGRSFSTASSGATKQMNMCTAINDALHIAMAEDPTTTIFGEDVAFGGVFRCSVGLLERFGEDRVFNAPICEQGIVGFGIGMAALGANAIAEIQFADYIFPAFDQIVNEAAKFRYRSGGSWDVGKLTIRSTWGAVGHGGLYHSQSPESQFAHAAGLKIVVPRSAYQAKGLLLKSIRDPNPVIFFEPKALYRAAVGDVPEGDYELELSKADVVKEGKDVTMVGYGSSVNLMLKAAELAKEQLDVDVEVIDLQTILPWDVETLDKSVSKTGRLIITHEAPKTLGMGSEIAATMAERHFFKLEAPIERVCGYDTPFPLAFEKFYLPDQFKLLEAIRRVCQV; encoded by the exons ATGATGCGACGTTTTTTGAGAAGGGTTCCCCAAATTGGGAGGTCATTTTCTACGGCGTCTTCCGGTGCCACCAAGCAGATGAACATGTGCACAGCGATCAATGATGCCCTCCACATTGCTATGGCAGAAGATCCCAC AACCACCATTTTCGGAGAAGATGTAGCCTTCGGAGGCGTCTTTAGGTGCTCTGTAGGGCTTTTGGAACGCTTTGGTGAAGATCGTGTGTTTAACGCGCCTATCTGTGAGCAG GGAATCGTCGGATTCGGTATTGGTATGGCAGCATTGGGAGCTAATGCTATAGCTGAGATACAATTCGCCGATTACATATTCCCTGCGTTCGACCAAATTGTTAATGAAGCTGCCAAGTTCAGGTACCGATCTGGCGGTAGCTGGGATGTAGGAAAACTCACTATCCGATCAACCTGGGGAGCTGTTGGACATGGTGGGCTGTACCACTCACAGTCCCCGGAATCACAATTCGCACATGCCGCAGGACTCAAAATAGTTGTGCCAAGAAGCGCTTACCAGGCAAAAGGTCTGCTGTTGAAATCTATCAGGGACCCTAACCCGGTAATCTTTTTCGAGCCCAAGGCACTGTACAGGGCTGCCGTAGGCGATGTACCAGAAGGCGACTACGAACTGGAACTATCTAAGGCCGATGTAGTGAAGGAGGGTAAAGATGTAACCATGGTTGGATATGGTAGTTCAGTAAATTTGATGCTAAAGGCAGCTGAACTTGCGAAAGAGCAACTTGATGTTGATGTGGAGGTCATCGACCTGCAGACTATCCTGCCATGGGATGTTGAAACCCTGGACAAGTCAGTATCCAAAACGGGAAGGCTGATAATCACTCATGAGGCGCCTAAAACACTTGGAATGGGCTCGGAAATTGCAGCTACCATGGCTGAAAGGCACTTCTTCAAATTAGAAGCACCCATTGAGCGCGTCTGTGGATACGATACGCCGTTCCCATTGGCCTTTGAAAAATTCTACCTACCCGATCAATTCAAATTGCTGGAAGCCATCAGGCGAGTATGCCAAGTATAA